A genomic region of Papaver somniferum cultivar HN1 chromosome 7, ASM357369v1, whole genome shotgun sequence contains the following coding sequences:
- the LOC113297032 gene encoding histidine--tRNA ligase, cytoplasmic-like isoform X1 gives MAKKTITIGGKGSSLTSSSVYSIANGLSQVNIDSSILEKLSSSKSSLSKKTLTVSNPRFLTNIEARASLVVLLNKLIITQHGIRSALPILITDALNGGPFALESLDFGSVLGFLDTLCKVNGKRFDDVGVTDGEIIVLEESCYALDGICALLDCCSSSLSTVADAVASLSCEASSADVSALVNSLDSGDGFSVKDEVAVASDFKVLLTGSKLVGKNGSKAVSEIPEVHGSFRESVKQVHSTTRVKLNSSVRIGKDGSLSNVRGGKQLVKTVSSLAASLVHLGESSLCRAQLVARCQEVDIHSEVLEMSGTLKNGINLSSEVNYISLFHEINRLVATVRKILAWEGALAILSLDSMESKENAQEVQVVSSNVETKKGNTNADKKSQKKKKVVLGKGTAVIKQLLKGRLNGEGGDTIENLAVLNEWVRDLCLFFEPKDQELDTFLKKVKEMVESNESRRLPKLPKGTRDFAKEQMAIRGKAFKIIEEVFKRHGAMALDTPAFELRETLMGKYGEDSKLVYDLADQGGELCSLRYDLTVPFARYVAMNGITSFKRYQIAKVYRRDNPSKGRYREFYQCDFDIAGQYETMGPDFEVVKVLTELLDELNIGDYEIKLNHRKLLDGMLEICGVPPEKFRTICSSIDKLDKQSFETIKKEMVEEKGLTAEVADKIGTLVKKRGPPLELLSELKKDSQFLENNGSSLALKDLEILFEALEKSKCIHRVVFDSSLARGLDYYTGVIFEAVFKGTTQAFPQVGSIAAGGRYDNLIGMFGTKQVPAVGASLGIERVFNIMEQQLENDANQSIRATETEVLVSIFGEDLGQAAELASELWGAKIKTEYLVNKRVAKHMDRAKESRIPLMVIVGDQERRANQVRIKDMQANTEELVDRDSVVEEVRRRLNLMSL, from the exons ATGGCGAAGAAGACGATAACAATCGGAGGAAAAGGTTCATCTCTTACATCATCATCTGTTTACTCAATTGCTAACGGACTGAGTCAGGTAAATATCGATTCATCAATACTTGAAAAATTATCTTCATCGAAATCATCTCTTTCAAAGAAAACACTCACTGTCTCAAACCCTAGATTCCTAACAAATATTGAAGCACGTGcatctcttgttgttcttctaaACAAACTCATCATCACTCAACACGGAATTCGTTCTGCTCTTCCCATTCTCATTACTGATGCCCTAAACGGAGGTCCATTTGCACTAGAATCTCTCGATTTTGGTTCTGTGTTAGGGTTTTTAGATACCTTGTGTAAGGTAAATGGTAAAAGATTTGATGATGTAGGAGTAACTGATGGGGAAATAATTGTTTTAGAAGAATCTTGTTATGCATTAGATGGAATTTGTGCGCTTTTGGATTGTTGTTCGTCTTCTTTGAGTACTGTTGCGGATGCTGTCGCGTCGTTATCTTGCGAGGCGTCCAGTGCTGATGTATCTGCCTTGGTTAATTCATTGGATTCTGGTGATGGgttttcggttaaagatgaggTTGCTGTTGCTAGTGATTTTAAGGTTTTACTTACTGGATCGAAATTGGTTGGCAAAAATGGTTCCAAGGCGGTCTCTGAGATACCAGAGGTGCATGGGAGTTTTAGGGAGAGTGTTAAGCAGGTACACTCAACAACGCGTGTGAAATTGAATTCTAGTGTGAGAATTGGTAAGGATGGTTCATTGAGTAATGTGAGAGGTGGGAAACAATTGGTGAAGACGGTCTCGTCTTTGGCGGCGTCGCTGGTACATCTAGGTGAGAGCAGTTTGTGTCGAGCGCAACTAGTGGCGAGATGTCAAGAAGTTGATATACATTCCGAGGTGTTGGAGATGTCTGGTACCTTGAAAAATGGGATTAATTTGTCATCTGAAGTGAATTATATTAGTTTGTTTCATGAGATAAATAGATTAGTGGCTACTGTTAGAAAAATTCTTGCTTGGGAAGGAGCCTTGGCAATCCTTTCGCTTGACAGTATGGAGTCAAAAGAGAACGCTCAAGAGGTTCAGGTTGTGTCTTCAAATGTTGAAACCAAAAAAGGGAACACAAATGCAGATAAAAAGagccaaaagaaaaagaaggttgTTTTGGGTAAGGGAACTGCCGTTATCAAGCAGCTCCTTAAAGGTAGGTTGAATGGTGAAGGTGGGGATACAATCGAGAATTTGGCAGTGTTGAACGAGTGGGTAAGAgatctttgtttgttttttgagcCGAAGGATCAAGAACTTGATACATTTTTGAAGAAAGTGAAAGAAATGGTAGAAAGCAATGAGTCTAGAAGACTTCCCAAGCTTCCCAAG ggaactcgagATTTTGCAAAAGAGCAAATGGCCATTAGAGGGAAAGCATTCAAAATCATTGAAGAGGTGTTTAAAAGGCATGGAGCGATGGCCCTTGACACTCCAGCTTTTGAATTGAGAGAAACTCTCATGGGAAAATATGGCGAGGACTCAAAGCTGGTTTATGACCTTGCTGACCAG GGTGGTGAGCTATGTTCCCTGAGATATGACCTGACCGTTCCATTTGCTAGATATGTAGCTATGAATGGTATCACTTCATTCAAAAGGTATCAAATTGCTAAGGTATATCGAAGGGACAACCCATCCAAGGGCCGATATCGTGAATTTTACCAATGCGACTTTGATATTGCTGGTCAATATGAAACAATGGgacctgattttgaggttgttaaaGTTTTGACCGAACTGCTGGATGAGTTAAACATCGGCGATTATGAG ATAAAACTGAATCACCGAAAGTTGCTGGATGGAATGTTGGAAATTTGTGGGGTTCCACCAGAAAAGTTCAGAACAATATGCTCTAGCATTGATAAGCTAGACAAGCAATCGTTTGagacgatcaaaaaggaaatg GTGGAAGAGAAGGGCTTAACTGCTGAGGTTGCAGATAAAATTGGTACTCTCGTAAAGAAACGTGGACCTCCTTTGGAGTTGCTGTCCGAGTTGAAAAAGGACAGCCAGTTCCTAGAAAACAATGGATCTAGTCTTGCACTAAAGGATTTAGAGATTCTTTTCGAAGCATTGGAAAAGTCAAAATGCATACACAGAGTGGTTTTTGACTCGAGTCTTGCAAGAGGTCTTGACTATTATACTGGGGTTATATTTGAAGCTGTTTTTAAAGGCACTACACAG GCGTTTCCTCAGGTTGGTTCAATCGCAGCTGGAGGGCGTTATGACAATCTTATAGGCATGTTTGGTACTAAGCAAGTCCCAGCAGTTGGTGCCAGCCTGGGAATTGAGAGAGTATTTAACATTATGGAGCAGCAGCTTGAGAATGATGCTAACCAG TCGATTCGCGCCACAGAAACAGAAGTTTTGGTTAGTATTTTTGGAGAGGATTTAGGGCAAGCTGCTGAGCTAGCGAGTGAACTGTGgggtgcaaaaataaaaacagaatacTTGGTTAATAAAAGAGTAGCAAAACATATGGATCGAGCCAAAGAGTCTAGGATCCCGTTGATGGTGATTGTTGGTGACCAAGAAAGAAGGGCCAACCAAGTTAGAATTAAAGACATGCAAGCCAACACAGAGGAGTTGGTTGACAGGGATAGTGTTGTCGAGGAAGTGCGGAGACGGTTGAACCTCATGTCCTTGTAA
- the LOC113297032 gene encoding histidine--tRNA ligase, cytoplasmic-like isoform X2: protein MAKKTITIGGKGSSLTSSSVYSIANGLSQVNIDSSILEKLSSSKSSLSKKTLTVSNPRFLTNIEARASLVVLLNKLIITQHGIRSALPILITDALNGGPFALESLDFGSVLGFLDTLCKVNGKRFDDVGVTDGEIIVLEESCYALDGICALLDCCSSSLSTVADAVASLSCEASSADVSALVNSLDSGDGFSVKDEVAVASDFKVLLTGSKLVGKNGSKAVSEIPEVHGSFRESVKQVHSTTRVKLNSSVRIGKDGSLSNVRGGKQLVKTVSSLAASLVHLGESSLCRAQLVARCQEVDIHSEVLEMSGTLKNGINLSSEVNYISLFHEINRLVATVRKILAWEGALAILSLDSMESKENAQEVQVVSSNVETKKGNTNADKKSQKKKKVVLGKGTAVIKQLLKGRLNGEGGDTIENLAVLNEWVRDLCLFFEPKDQELDTFLKKVKEMVESNESRRLPKLPKGTRDFAKEQMAIRGKAFKIIEEVFKRHGAMALDTPAFELRETLMGKYGEDSKLVYDLADQGGELCSLRYDLTVPFARYVAMNGITSFKRYQIAKVYRRDNPSKGRYREFYQCDFDIAGQYETMGPDFEVVKVLTELLDELNIGDYEIKLNHRKLLDGMLEICGVPPEKFRTICSSIDKLDKQSFETIKKEMVEEKGLTAEVADKIGTLVKKRGPPLELLSELKKDSQFLENNGSSLALKDLEILFEALEKSKCIHRVVFDSSLARGLDYYTGVIFEAVFKGTTQVGSIAAGGRYDNLIGMFGTKQVPAVGASLGIERVFNIMEQQLENDANQSIRATETEVLVSIFGEDLGQAAELASELWGAKIKTEYLVNKRVAKHMDRAKESRIPLMVIVGDQERRANQVRIKDMQANTEELVDRDSVVEEVRRRLNLMSL from the exons ATGGCGAAGAAGACGATAACAATCGGAGGAAAAGGTTCATCTCTTACATCATCATCTGTTTACTCAATTGCTAACGGACTGAGTCAGGTAAATATCGATTCATCAATACTTGAAAAATTATCTTCATCGAAATCATCTCTTTCAAAGAAAACACTCACTGTCTCAAACCCTAGATTCCTAACAAATATTGAAGCACGTGcatctcttgttgttcttctaaACAAACTCATCATCACTCAACACGGAATTCGTTCTGCTCTTCCCATTCTCATTACTGATGCCCTAAACGGAGGTCCATTTGCACTAGAATCTCTCGATTTTGGTTCTGTGTTAGGGTTTTTAGATACCTTGTGTAAGGTAAATGGTAAAAGATTTGATGATGTAGGAGTAACTGATGGGGAAATAATTGTTTTAGAAGAATCTTGTTATGCATTAGATGGAATTTGTGCGCTTTTGGATTGTTGTTCGTCTTCTTTGAGTACTGTTGCGGATGCTGTCGCGTCGTTATCTTGCGAGGCGTCCAGTGCTGATGTATCTGCCTTGGTTAATTCATTGGATTCTGGTGATGGgttttcggttaaagatgaggTTGCTGTTGCTAGTGATTTTAAGGTTTTACTTACTGGATCGAAATTGGTTGGCAAAAATGGTTCCAAGGCGGTCTCTGAGATACCAGAGGTGCATGGGAGTTTTAGGGAGAGTGTTAAGCAGGTACACTCAACAACGCGTGTGAAATTGAATTCTAGTGTGAGAATTGGTAAGGATGGTTCATTGAGTAATGTGAGAGGTGGGAAACAATTGGTGAAGACGGTCTCGTCTTTGGCGGCGTCGCTGGTACATCTAGGTGAGAGCAGTTTGTGTCGAGCGCAACTAGTGGCGAGATGTCAAGAAGTTGATATACATTCCGAGGTGTTGGAGATGTCTGGTACCTTGAAAAATGGGATTAATTTGTCATCTGAAGTGAATTATATTAGTTTGTTTCATGAGATAAATAGATTAGTGGCTACTGTTAGAAAAATTCTTGCTTGGGAAGGAGCCTTGGCAATCCTTTCGCTTGACAGTATGGAGTCAAAAGAGAACGCTCAAGAGGTTCAGGTTGTGTCTTCAAATGTTGAAACCAAAAAAGGGAACACAAATGCAGATAAAAAGagccaaaagaaaaagaaggttgTTTTGGGTAAGGGAACTGCCGTTATCAAGCAGCTCCTTAAAGGTAGGTTGAATGGTGAAGGTGGGGATACAATCGAGAATTTGGCAGTGTTGAACGAGTGGGTAAGAgatctttgtttgttttttgagcCGAAGGATCAAGAACTTGATACATTTTTGAAGAAAGTGAAAGAAATGGTAGAAAGCAATGAGTCTAGAAGACTTCCCAAGCTTCCCAAG ggaactcgagATTTTGCAAAAGAGCAAATGGCCATTAGAGGGAAAGCATTCAAAATCATTGAAGAGGTGTTTAAAAGGCATGGAGCGATGGCCCTTGACACTCCAGCTTTTGAATTGAGAGAAACTCTCATGGGAAAATATGGCGAGGACTCAAAGCTGGTTTATGACCTTGCTGACCAG GGTGGTGAGCTATGTTCCCTGAGATATGACCTGACCGTTCCATTTGCTAGATATGTAGCTATGAATGGTATCACTTCATTCAAAAGGTATCAAATTGCTAAGGTATATCGAAGGGACAACCCATCCAAGGGCCGATATCGTGAATTTTACCAATGCGACTTTGATATTGCTGGTCAATATGAAACAATGGgacctgattttgaggttgttaaaGTTTTGACCGAACTGCTGGATGAGTTAAACATCGGCGATTATGAG ATAAAACTGAATCACCGAAAGTTGCTGGATGGAATGTTGGAAATTTGTGGGGTTCCACCAGAAAAGTTCAGAACAATATGCTCTAGCATTGATAAGCTAGACAAGCAATCGTTTGagacgatcaaaaaggaaatg GTGGAAGAGAAGGGCTTAACTGCTGAGGTTGCAGATAAAATTGGTACTCTCGTAAAGAAACGTGGACCTCCTTTGGAGTTGCTGTCCGAGTTGAAAAAGGACAGCCAGTTCCTAGAAAACAATGGATCTAGTCTTGCACTAAAGGATTTAGAGATTCTTTTCGAAGCATTGGAAAAGTCAAAATGCATACACAGAGTGGTTTTTGACTCGAGTCTTGCAAGAGGTCTTGACTATTATACTGGGGTTATATTTGAAGCTGTTTTTAAAGGCACTACACAG GTTGGTTCAATCGCAGCTGGAGGGCGTTATGACAATCTTATAGGCATGTTTGGTACTAAGCAAGTCCCAGCAGTTGGTGCCAGCCTGGGAATTGAGAGAGTATTTAACATTATGGAGCAGCAGCTTGAGAATGATGCTAACCAG TCGATTCGCGCCACAGAAACAGAAGTTTTGGTTAGTATTTTTGGAGAGGATTTAGGGCAAGCTGCTGAGCTAGCGAGTGAACTGTGgggtgcaaaaataaaaacagaatacTTGGTTAATAAAAGAGTAGCAAAACATATGGATCGAGCCAAAGAGTCTAGGATCCCGTTGATGGTGATTGTTGGTGACCAAGAAAGAAGGGCCAACCAAGTTAGAATTAAAGACATGCAAGCCAACACAGAGGAGTTGGTTGACAGGGATAGTGTTGTCGAGGAAGTGCGGAGACGGTTGAACCTCATGTCCTTGTAA